One genomic window of Vicia villosa cultivar HV-30 ecotype Madison, WI unplaced genomic scaffold, Vvil1.0 ctg.000227F_1_1, whole genome shotgun sequence includes the following:
- the LOC131625610 gene encoding uncharacterized protein LOC131625610 → MGNEVLDMAKRENRSCVVLKVDYDNAYDNIYWNYLKFLLKKMGFGNRWTYWMEGCVFNSSMSVLVNSLTGLTQRAATQGEFSGFRISNDITVEILQFVDDTVLLCDGSSNNLWSIKAILRGFRISSGLKVNFCKIRLYGVHVSDWLLSATSYFLVCGIDHLPFKFLGIIEGHGPRKEIMWKDVVRQSLKEAFPEIFNAATDEQMSVVEAGDWVENCWKWHFDNIVQDI, encoded by the exons ATGGGGAATGAAGTTTTAGATATGGCCAAGAGGGAAAATAGAAGTTGTGTGGTGTTGAAAGTTGATTACGATAATGCCTATGACAACATTTACTGGAATTACCTAAAATTTCTGTTGAAGAAGATGGGGTTTGGAAACCGTTGGACCTATTGGATGGAGGGCTGCGTGTTCAATAGTTCAATGTCTGTTTTGGTTAACA GTCTTACGGGTCTAACACAAAGGGCTGCAACGCAAGGCGAATTCAGTGGCTTTCGTATTAGTAACGATATCACGGTTGAGATTCTTCAATTTGTTGATGACACGGTGTTACTGTGCGACGGGAGCAGCAATAACCTATGGAGTATCAAAGCCATTTTAAGAGGATTCAGAATTTCTTCAGGTCTGAAAGTTAACTTCTGTAAAATTAGGCTTTATGGAGTACATGTTAGCGATTGGTTGTTAAGCGCAACTTCATATTTTCTCGTGTGCGGCATCGATCATCTTCCTTTCAAATTCCTCGGTATTATAGAGGGACACGGTCCAAGGAAGGAAATCATGTGGAAGGATGTGGTTAGGCAA TCTTTGAAGGAAGCGTTTCCTGAGATCTTCAATGCGGCTACTGATGAGCAGATGAGCGTGGTAGAAGCAGGAGACTGGGTTGAAAATTGTTGGAAGTGGCACTTTGATAACATTGTGCAAGACATCTAG